The genomic stretch AATTCTTTAACAGAGATAAAAATAAGCCTACAATTTTTTGCTATACAGCAAGATTTTATGACAATGTAGGTGAAAGTGGAATTATTATTTTTAAAACATTACTTTCAGCATTAAAAGAATTTGATGCTAACATTATTTTTTCTACAGGGAGTGATTCGGACAGGATAATTGCAAAAGAGATTTTAAACTCTTACGGAATTGATGAAGAGAAATTTAGCATTATTGATTGGGTTCCAATGGGAATTGCTTATGGAAACTCTGATGTTGTTATCCATCATGGAGGCCATGGAAGTTGTTTAGGTCAATTTTTGTATGAGGTACCTTCATTAATTATACCTACTCATACTGAACGAGAGTATAATGCAAGAATTTGCACCAATATGGGAGTTTCTAAATTTATAAAAAGAGAAGACATTGAAAAAGCAGATATATTAGCTGAAATTGTTGAGATTCTAACTAACTCAAATTTTAAAGAAAAATTACACTTTTGGCATACCAAACTAAATGAATATAATTTTACAGGTGTAAATAAAGTTTTAGAATTGATTCAAAAATTATAAAAAGGTGAATGACAAATGATGATAGAGGTACTACAAGAAGGTTTAAATATTGATCTTTTTAATCATTTAGTGATAATAAAAAACATTCTATTGAAATATATCCCTTCAGGGGTTAAAATCAAATTATTAAAATCTTCAAAAGGAGTTTGAAAACTCATGTATATTGCTGATCCAAACAGATACAATAATATGCTCTACTTTCGCTGTGGAAAAAGTGGCTTAAAACTTCCTGCTATCTCACTTGGGTTTTGGCACAATTTTGGAGATGGTGACCCATTTGACAACATGAGAAAAATTGTTCAAAGAGCTTTTGATCTTGGAATAACATACTTTGACCTTGCAAACAACTACGGACCACCACCGGGTGCTGCTGAGGAAAATTTTGGCAGAATATTTAAGCTTGATTTAAAACCTTACAGAGATGAAATAATTGTTGCAACAAAAGCAGGATACAAGATGTGGGAAGGTCCTTACGGTGATTGGGGCTCAAAAAAGTATCTTCTTGCAAGCTTAGACCAAAGTCTAAAAAGAATGAACCTTGACTATGTTGATATTTTTTATTCGCACAGACCAGACCCTCAAACACCAATTGAAGAGACAATGGAGGCTTTGTATCAGGCAGTGCACAGCGGAAAAGCTTTGTATGCCGGTATATCTAATTACAATTCTGAACAAACTAAAATAGCGTATTCAGCTGCAAAACAAATGGAACTAAAGCTTATAGTAAATCAAGTTCGATACAATATGTTTGCAAGAGATGTTGAAAATGGTCTTTTTGATACATTAAATGAGCTTGGCATGGGAGCTGTGATATATTCTCCTCTTGCTCAAGGACTTCTGACAGATCGTTATTTAGATGGAATTCCTGAGGATTCAAGAGTAAGAAAATCGGGCGTATTTTTAAAAGAAAGTGATATAACTCCTGAGAGAATTGAAAAGGTTAAAAAGTTATCTGAGATTGCAAAAAGACGTGGTCAAACAGTTTCACAGCTTGCACTTTCGTGGATTTTGCGCAACAAAGTTGTAGCATCAGTAATTGTCGGTGCAAGCAAAGTGTCTCAGATTGAAGATAATGTGGGTTGTATTAATAATCTTGAATTTTCAGAAGAAGAATTGAAAGAAATTGAGGAGATTTTGAAATAATCGTTATTTTTCTTTTAAAAGGAAATGGGCTGCTTTTCTTCAATTGGAATAGGCAGCCCCTGATTTTTTAGTTTTTATTATGCACTTCTTAAATAATCAATTTTCTGTTACTATATTGATATAAAATTTCAAATTATTTCATCAAATACTCCACTAATTGTTTTGCCTTCTTTAAATAAGCTATAACTCTTTAAATCTTTTATTACAAATTCATATTCAATGTCAAAAGGTTTTACCTTTACTTTCCATATACCAAACACTTTACCTTTGATTGTATTTATAAAATTATACCTCATAACACTCCAAAAATATCTATAAAGATGTTCTTTGTTTGTAGGTTTTATATCAATGTTTATTGTAAACACAAGTTTTTCCTCGGGATTATACCATTCCATTGACACTTGGCTTTCCTTTTTAATATTTTTAGCTTGACACCACACAATTATAAATTCATCTAATTCACTAAACGCTTTTTTTACATTCACTGGTTGATAATTCTCGTCTAAGCCATTACAAGAACAAATTGCAACAATTTCAATCTTGCTTCCCTTCCTTCCTTGGTTTTCTGTTATTTATTCTCTTTGATACGAATTTGTAAACATAATAACCCAGCAACCCAAAAGCAGCTACTGACCAAAGCCATTCAATTTTTAAGGCTTTTAGTGCTACATTTATTAATCCTCCTAAAATAGGTATGACAATGAGTCCTGCCACAATAGTTATGAAAATAATAAATACTATGTATACCCGAAAAAGAATATCCTTTACTTTGAATCTTTTACTCATGACATTTTTTCCTTCCCTATTTATCTATATTTAATACGCTCCCCCACCAATAAGTTTGTGCAATCCATGCTCTACTCTAGTAATGGCATTATCAATTGCTTTACCCACTTTGGTATTATCAAACCATCTTTCTACACTCGCTATTTTATTAGTAACACTCGCAATAACACTTACTGTGCCTTTCCCGAAAATATATCCTTCACCCATACCTTTCAATACTCCACTTACTGTTTTACTTGCAACCTTTCTTTCAAGCATTGTAAAACCACTTGTGGCAGCTCTGTACGCTTTCACTCCTCCACCTATTCCACCTGCTGCAATTGATACTATGTTTGTCAACGTATTTTCTCGTAAATCATTGGCAATAGAACTTACAATGTGATAAGCTACTTTTTGAATACTATTCATATTAACCCCTCATCCTCCTTTTAAAGTGTAAATGTATAAAATTTTCTATAATAAGTTTAAAAAAAAAAAAACAAAATGTCAATACTAATTTACTGTTATAAAAATGGACTATCCAGAATGGATAGTCCATAAAAAAGTTATTTTAAAACATCTTATACATTTCCTTCTTTGTCCCGCAGATTGGACAAAACTCAGGAGCCTCATCTAAAACTGTATGTCCGCAAACAGGGCAGATATAAACATTTTTAATCTCTATATCCTTTCCTTCTTTTGCGCTATCTTGAGCCATTTTAAAAAGCTGAGCATGAATCTTTTCTGCCTCAATTGCAAAATGAAAGCTCCTTTCTGCATCTTTTTCGTTTTGATATCTTGCCGCATTTAAGTAAACATCATACATCTGGTTTACCTCAAAAAGCTCACCGTCAATTGCACCTTGAAGATTTTCCACTGTTGTGCCAACTCCAAACACTGCATCAGATGCAACCATATGCCCACCTTTAATGTCACCAAGTACTTTAAAATGATTGTTTGCATGGACCTGCTCAGCATATGAGATTGCTCTAAAAAGTCTTGCAATGTTCGGAAAACCTTCTTTTTCAGCAATGTCACCCCAAAGCAGATACCTCATGTGAGCCATGCTCTCCCCACCATATGCAGACCTTAAAAATCCTATTGTCATATCATTCTTTACGCTCATCTTTATTCCTCCTATTATTTCAAATTTTATTCAAATATTACAATAGAATCCTTGTTTTTAATACGAAGTACAATTGTTTCTATAATTCTAAACTCATGGTCAAGTTTGTCATTTCCCATATATGTTACAACCATATCTTGCCCTATCGTTAAATCGATGTTAGAAAACTCCGCACAAACTAAGACTGCTTTTCCTTCACCAAGTACTGGTGTTTTAAAAATGTTATTATCTACCAGTTTCGAAATTCTTTCAAGTTCCAGCACTCCAGCCATTTGGTTTATTCTTGAAAGCTGAACATAAATGTCTGGACTTAATATAAGAACAAGCTTACCTATATATCCTTTTCTTAGTAGCAATTCTATTCCTTTTACTATCTCAGAATATGCAGTCTCTCCCTCGTTCCAATTTCCTTTTTTAAGTCTATTTGTGCCAGTTGCAGTTAAAATTCCTTCCAGCCCAAGTTCTTTACAACCCCAGAATATAAATTCGTCTTCTTTTTTTGCACATTCCAAAGTAGCTCTTGCAACTTGAGAAAAATCATAAGGTCCTGTTCCAGAGAGAATATATTCTAAATCATTCCAGCTAAGTTTAAAGTCTTCGTAAATTTGTTTTAAAGGGTAATATCTTCTTACTGCTTTTTTGCT from Caldicellulosiruptor kronotskyensis 2002 encodes the following:
- a CDS encoding aldo/keto reductase: MYIADPNRYNNMLYFRCGKSGLKLPAISLGFWHNFGDGDPFDNMRKIVQRAFDLGITYFDLANNYGPPPGAAEENFGRIFKLDLKPYRDEIIVATKAGYKMWEGPYGDWGSKKYLLASLDQSLKRMNLDYVDIFYSHRPDPQTPIEETMEALYQAVHSGKALYAGISNYNSEQTKIAYSAAKQMELKLIVNQVRYNMFARDVENGLFDTLNELGMGAVIYSPLAQGLLTDRYLDGIPEDSRVRKSGVFLKESDITPERIEKVKKLSEIAKRRGQTVSQLALSWILRNKVVASVIVGASKVSQIEDNVGCINNLEFSEEELKEIEEILK
- a CDS encoding rubrerythrin family protein, whose protein sequence is MSVKNDMTIGFLRSAYGGESMAHMRYLLWGDIAEKEGFPNIARLFRAISYAEQVHANNHFKVLGDIKGGHMVASDAVFGVGTTVENLQGAIDGELFEVNQMYDVYLNAARYQNEKDAERSFHFAIEAEKIHAQLFKMAQDSAKEGKDIEIKNVYICPVCGHTVLDEAPEFCPICGTKKEMYKMF
- a CDS encoding family 1 encapsulin nanocompartment shell protein, with the translated sequence MKERRKIKMYFMGREQSPLKSEHWKVIDEIVINTAKKVLVGRRFLHLFGPLGPQTQTIFADVVEEAESKKAVRRYYPLKQIYEDFKLSWNDLEYILSGTGPYDFSQVARATLECAKKEDEFIFWGCKELGLEGILTATGTNRLKKGNWNEGETAYSEIVKGIELLLRKGYIGKLVLILSPDIYVQLSRINQMAGVLELERISKLVDNNIFKTPVLGEGKAVLVCAEFSNIDLTIGQDMVVTYMGNDKLDHEFRIIETIVLRIKNKDSIVIFE